CGAAAAGACAAGAATTTGTGAAAAGTCAACTTTAAagtgaaaagtcgatttttatgtaaaattcaaCTCTTACgaaaaaagtcaattttctagtaaaaaatcgattttctagTGAAAAGTAGAGTCTCTAGCCAAAACTCGATTTTCTAgtgaaaattagattttttagtgaaaattagatttttttagtgaaaagttcgattttttagtgaaaaatcgtTTTTCTAGTGATGAGTCGTGTTTTATGTGAAAAGTCGAGTTTCTAGTGAAAAGttagatttttaattgaaaactggatttattttgtgaaaaattgatATTCTACTGAAAagttcattttttaataatatttcattttctagcgaaaaatcgattttctatCAAAATTATCGACAAATTGACtttctgaaaataaataatttttattaaaaaaaatttttaatgagatgtaatttttttgttaaaattagatTTATGTATAATGAAAAGTCTAGTGAAATGCCTAAAATCcgattttctaataaaaattcgaCAAAACTTGGGCCCATTTACTAACGGAAAATACGGAGGTACATATTTCAATTTGTCACTTTATAAATGGAAATTCAGCagataaatgaaagaaaataactGAAGAGTTCCATTCGTAAGCTGATAATAAAGATAAATTCCGGGAGTTCACATAGTTCACATAACAAAGGACCATAATAACAaagtttatagaaataaaaatgatcaaacCCTTCAGATTcatcacaaacaaaaaaacattcttaGTAGAAACCTAGtccaaatttagtttaaatattattaaacctCCCCCTCTCCAACCCAATAGCTTTGTagtaaatattatacaatttttttataaattttgtaaaatataaaaacttttttgcagTTAAAATACTTTGTTGCGCGGCGTAAATTTAAAGAAGCCCTCAAACCCTATGATGTTAAAGATGTTATGGAACAATATGCCGCTGGTCATGTGGATTTATTGGGACGTGTTAAAAATGTTCATGCCaggtaaagaaaataaaactttcccGCATTAAggttaacaattatttaattgcttaataataaaattcacaGATTAGATCAAATATTGGGAAAACAGGGTTCAAAATCAAAAGACGCTTATGCTTCTAAAATAAGCTTAGCATCAAGAGTGGTCAAAGTCGAAAGACAGGTAAGATTGATTTAATAATgatgtttaaacatttgttcTATAGTTATTAATTACAAAACTCTTAGGTGGCCGATATAGAagaaaaattagatattttaattaaagcttaCATGGAGGACCGTCAACGGTTTCAAACTCTTCCCCCTAATCCTCAGGTCTCTAAACATTCCAACAACAATCACCTCCCTAATCATGGCCACTGTGGTCTTACTACGAGTAGTAATAATCCAACACTAGATTGGCAAAATCGCACAGCGAAAACAAATGATGCTATagtagcagcaacagcagcggCGGCAggagcatcagcaacaacaacatcattagaTGCATCAACGACCACAGCAGGGCTGTGCCCCCCTAAGGGGACCAATGAATATACAAAGGTAATTATTGTTaagaaaacaaactaaattgtttaatattcatttatttacagTCTTCCGATACCTGTTCATATCCTTTATCAGCCGATGTTAGACCGGCACGTGTTTATCAACAGCGTAGTAGTGATGGTTTCATAGCCGATATAGAAAGTAGAACAAAAAAGAGAGTAACTTTAAGGTAAGTGGACGTAGTAGATACTCGGATATGAaggatatttataaaacaaaatactttttacaGATCAATATCACAACCATATGAAAAAGATATTCAAGTGGATGAAGTAGCGATAACAATACCAAATATTGAAACACAATCACTTGGCTCTAGTCCTCGGCAAAGGCCGGAAAGTTCTAGTAAATTAtacaatacaattaaaaaaaataataaaaatattaaaaatttcttttaattttcttcttacaGTAATATTAATAGATGAATATGAAGATTTGGAAGAAGAAGATCTCAATTGTGAAGAAGAATTCGATCAATATCCATCATGGGAAATTGACAGTGATGCCGTAGTCGATGCAGATGCTGAAGGCGATTGTGATGAAACAACGGAAGATACCGCCTTATTACACCGACCAACACGTACTGCAATAGTTATTACACCTATTAGTCCCGTAAGTATTTAgcttttgtttttcctttattataaaattcatacaatttgttatttattttatataggtAAGCTCCGCACATAATCTCCAAAGTATGGATGACCAAAATGCTCCTACAatcaataaatcaaatttactATCGCCGGATTCCGGATAGCAATcgtaacatatgtatatttttttattatcgcTTACAAATTTATACTCTTGtgttcaaacaaacaaacaaaaatatagatgcataaagaaaaactaaacaaaaagctacataaattaataataaaagcaaaatacaagtattttcacccaaatataatttgtagttgaatgaattttatttggTATATGAGTAAGTTGCGCTCCCATTgcgaatttttgtttatatttacataaatattgttCTGTGTCTTTGCTGCAGACTGATCCaagcaaatattgtttattcaGTAAGAACCACATAAAgtgaaattgttacaataacattacttttttaataaaaattcataaataagaactgaactagaactagttaCGAACTAgagctagaattgaactagaactgaactagaactgaactagaactgaactagaactgaactaggactgaataagaactgaacaaaaactgaactggaacttaactagaactgaactagaactgaactagaactgaactagaactgaactagaactgaactagaactgaactagaactgaactagaactgaactagaactgaactagaactaaactagaactaaactagaactgaactagaactgaactagagctgaactagaactgaactagatctgaactagaactgctccagaacagaacttgaaataaattaaaacagaattggaacttaactagaactgaactcattCCCCGACTGCCGGTTCTACGTACCGGAATGATCCGAAATTATCGGCTAAAGTCTGTCAACTCCAGCAACAACTACACAATTTTTACTAACGGAGCAACATAACAAAGATCCATTgacatatttgaaaaatatttttagagatCCCAACAATATACTACATTAATGCAGATATACAAACAAGATTGTCATCTGACAAAACTTACGTCAAAATAGAGCTACTACCGTTCCCAGTTTACATGTATCTTGAGTTAAGATTCCCCAAAAATGCGAATGCAGATACCCAGCCCACCAGTTGAATTAGCACCACAGCTTGGAGTTCAATTaagtttagaaaattgtttacttttacttttgttgttacaacaaatacaaaaacattacaaaaaaatgagAGACACCTCGGGTGTTTGCCACAttaccttaaaaaaaattaataatttgtatcAATTAAGGTTTAACCAAAAAATACTAGCAACATACCTGGTATTCCACTGCAACATCATAGAGTTGCTCCAGACTTGCAACTGGAAATTACTTTCTACAACAAAcactttttttcaaagttttcacttaaatcattttattccaagaatttggttattttttcacttttagcaTAAGATTCTTACatcacattaaatttttaaacattttcttttttaatttaatacaaattttatatttttcttaaattttatcacaaaaatataattttccaatttcTTGACACAATTTTTCTTTGACACAAACAGTTATTTCCGTTTTGGCGCTTAGCTAGAGAaggtaaagtttattttatttacaccgGCAGTGTTGTATTTTATGGTAGCAACAAAACAGGCAATGCAAAGCtttctaaaaatgaaaattgtatcAAATTAATAACGATTTTAAGCCGTCACTGAAGTGTTTCATGTAAGCCGCTAACGCCGTTCATATTTGTAAGCGCAGATCTCCGATTTCAAGAGGAAAAAATTAgacttttgcaaatttttgttattttcagtgatttatacaaaataaaacgaatGTTTTACTTGGAGATTCCACCAATCCTCATAGCTATACCATAAGTTATAGTGCCTTAAAGAAAACGAAAAGCCAGAAACATCTAAGGGATTGGCAAAAGAAACACAAGAAAAGATTTTTTCCGACAAGACGGCTCTGTCAAATAATGTTGACACATAAAAGTTGTCAAGGAGGACGCAAAAAAATGCAGGTTGGTAGAGGAGGTAGCtgtaaaaaaaggaatttgTATTAATGACTATtctatttttaatggaaaaggTCTCCTATGTTATACGAGATGCCGAAGAGAAACAACATCGAAATGGTGTCAATGCCATGCAATTGGATCCAAATAATGGTAAACTTTATTCGGCCGGCAGAGATGCCATAATACGTGTGTGGAACTCACGTTCGGAAtcgaatgaaaaatatatacaatcaaTGGAACATCACAACGATTGGGTCAATGATATTGTATTGTGCTGTAATGGCAGAAATTGTAGGTTTTTGTTGGCTGCAATTTGTGAGACTCGGtattaatatgtttgtttaCTCCCTTGATCAGTAATTAGTGCTAGCTGTGATACTACTGTTAAAGTATGGAATGCCCATAAAGGATTCTGTATGTCCACTTTAAGAACACATCGTGATTATGTTCAAGCTTTGGCCTATGCTAAGGATCGTGAACAAGTGGCCAGTGCCGGTTTAGATAAAGCCATCTTCCTGTGGGATGTAAACACCTTAACAGCTTTAACTGCCAGCAACAACACAGTCAccagtaaatataaaaatctaaagttttcaaagatttaataataatattaattcacATTTTCTAGCCTCTAGTCTTAATGGTTCAAAAGATTCCATTTATAGTTTAGCTATGAATCCGGCCGGCACTGTTATTGTGAGTGGCTCAACAGAGAACATATTAAGAGTATGGGACCCCCGTACTTGTATACGCAATATGAAACTACGTGGTCACACGGAAAATGTGCGCGCTTTAGTAGTTTCGCCGGATGGCAATCAGGTTGTGTCTGGCAGTTCAGATGGTACTATTAAAATATGGAATTTGGGTCAACAGCGTTGTGTACAAACTATCCATGTTCATAAGGAGGGTGTTTGGAGTCTGCTGATGACAGAAAATTTCCAATATATAATCTCGGGCAGTCGAGATCGCAATATTGTTTTAACAGAATTAAGAAATCCTAGCAACTCCATGGTGGTGTGTGAGGAAAAGGCACCAGTATTAagtttgtgttttaatattGACAAAACTGGAGTATGGGCGACAACTTGGAATTCAGATATACGTTGCTGGAAATTGCCACTATTCGATAAATGTACCTTGAATTCAAGCGGTGGTATGGATGCTCAATGGACAAGCACTGGAACTGAATTGGCCTGCATTAAAGGTAACGCATATAAACCTTAAAAAAACTTAGATGTTAAAAGaactattcatttatttttcaagGTGGTGCTGCTATTAAGAAATGCAATGTTTTAAACGATAAACGTCATATTGTTACCCGAGATACCGAAGATAATGTTGCTATTTACGATGCTCTGAGAGTGGTTAAAAAGGAAGAATTGGGCAAAGTGGATTTTGAGGAAGAAATAAAGAAACGTAATAAACAAGTGTACATTCCCAACTGGTTTACAGTGGATTTAAAAACTGGCGTAAGTTAAAGAAATATCtagatttttatctaaaatcATGTATTTTATTCTCTTAGATGCCCACCATAGTTTTGGGTCAAGATGAAGTTGACTGCTTTTCCGCCTGGGTATCAATAGAAGCTGGTCTTCCTGAATGTTCAGAGCCTCAATCCGAAATAAAAGTATAGCTTTACCATTATCAAAACAATAACtactttgtttaatatttgctCTTATTTAGATCAACTATGGCAAGTTGTTGCTGGAAGCTTTATTGGAATATTGGACACCACCACACAGTTTACCACCCAATGAAATGGAACAGGATATAAGAGGCAATGGATTTTTCCAAGTACCCAAACATACACCAGTTATATTTAggtattctagtttagtttaattttaatccAAGAAGTCCAAAGTTATTAAGTGTTTTTGTACTTTAGTGAGGTGGGTGGACGTACCGTATGTCGCTTATTGGTGCGAGATGCTGCTGGAGAGAGTGAAAGTACTTTACTGCACGAAACAGTGCCACAATGGGTAACGGATGTCGTAATTGAAAAAGCCACaccgaaatttttaaaaataccctTTTTCCTTACACCACATCCACAAATGGGCAAACCTGAGAGAACCAAAAAGgcaagtaaaatttgtttaaccaaACTTTTGAAAACTAATTAATTTAGTGTAAAACTTTAGGATCGTTTGGTGGCTAATGAATTTATACAATGCCGTAAAGTATGTGAACATGTTTTAGACAAAGTTTTAGGAGCCGAAACAACACCCAGTGGAGGCAATGCTTCTAGTTCATCACAAAACAGTCAAAGCGATGCCAATTCAGAGGGTTCACAAGTTCCTGCCGAAGACCGCATAGAGCTATGGTGCAATGATGTGGTAGGATATTTTtggtttaagtaatttttattgagaacaacaaataattgtttttttatttgtttaaaggtGGTAGATCCCAACATGGATTTACGTACTGTCAGGCACTTTATATGGAAACAGTCAACCGATCTCACATTCCAGTACAAAACAAAGCCAAATTTTTCATATGATGGAAAACTTTGAatacaagttttaaaaatgttttgtaattttcacataacaaaatttcaacttaATGATGAAGCACAAATCACATTAACAAGTTCTTTAAAACTGGTTCTTTTGATTTGTTAACAGCCAATCAATCGGATATAtggtgtaaaaacaacaacttttaaagcaagcaaaaaaaagaaaacgacaAGTTTAAACATGCCAAAATGTATATCAATATTAAAggattttatttagtttgttgttaatcaagatttatgttaaaattaaattatatttactcCAAAGTATTCTTATGCATAAGAAGGACTTGAATTAAAAACCAGAAACGATGTTGTTTTACAATTGCGGCATTTTTTACactatataaaatattcgaCTTTTCAgcaacaaactaaataaaatcttattgagtaaaaagaataaaaaaagtacaGAAGTTGTTATCCAATTTTTAgctataataattaataaaaaataaagatacatattcaaatatgatgatgatgatgaaatcAATGCCAATTACTCTAAATAAaggcaaaacataaaaatatgtaaatatctaACTACttaattctaatttattttgtgtttctttCTATTGATAACGCCTTTGAGGCAGAATTTCAAATTTAGGAATTCGTATTCCTAAtagctttttaattaataaaaacaaattattagaattatttgttttaaaaacgtgcttgtgagaattttaaaatgttgtccAATTAAAGTCGTtagaaactaaaattaatttaaggaaattttttaaaaaatgaaatatttttagacaTAAAACTACATTCCTTATGGAGGATATTTTACTAACAAAAGATTctgcataaaaatttattccTAAATGGGCAAATATTAGTTTAAATTCTTATAtgaaatgcattaaaattatatatatatttcagttttagtcaTTCCAATTAAGAAATGAATAATCATTTTAACCAATTCCCTAACTACACTACAGCTACCTGCCTCTCACCCCCATTGCTTGATGTTTTTCTATTAACTTCAATACATTACTCAAGTCACGTTTCAAAATATTTGGTATGTCTTCCCGTTCCAATACGACCCTTTGATTTCCATATATTTGTTTGGCATAATTCCACAGACTGGTATAACGCAATGAACGTACTGGCTGATGTATGGTTATCAATTTACGACAAGGTATCCATTGACAACGGTTCTGTGGATCACGTACCCTGTAAAGTTGAGGCCAAAATATATCTTGATGTTTTACCTGCATACGTTCGCCGGTCTGTGAGTCACGGAATATCCAGGGGTGGGTAACAAATGTGTTTGCCTTAATGCCTGCGCCCGGTTTAAGCATGGTAAAAAAGTCCTGACGACCATTAAAGTCCATCCAGTACAAATTGACATAGCGCTGTGTTGAGttgtgaaaaaatacaaatgtttgttCCAGGGAATTTTGAGCAGCCAACAGTGGTTGCTGCGGCTGATCGGTTGAGGGATGTGATACCTCAACAGCCATATTCGAATTAttcaaatctttttaaaatatgttatttatatttctattactattatttttattattatttttatcacaattttagttaaataaacgTAATAAACAAATTCGCTACAATTTACATTAGATGTACTGCAGAGTTGCCAGTTTGTAGATTTTTCATTAagtcgtttcaactatagaatagggttctatagttgaaacgaaaagtcaacttttttcatttagttaaaagactttttgcattttatgaaaagtcgattttccgacttttcgccttttttcatttaaataaaagtcgacttttagacattttgactataagtattttataaatagtcgacttttcgactttttccgaatttttcgacttttcgattttttcgactttttgactattttcgacctctttctacttttttccgactattttttgacttttttcgagtttttgactttttttccacttttttaaaatgtttgactatttttgacttgtttctacaatttttgatttttcgactttttgactttttccgacttttcgacttttttcgactttattcgacttttttcgacttatcgacttttattcataaagtcgacttttttcacagacgatagtcgagttgtcgacctttttggaacaaaatagtcgacgtagacttttcgacttttttccacaaaaagtcgattgttagattattcgaaagtcgatttatagaaccctactatagaaccctaaataaaagtgtcaaattttatatgatgcCAGATCGATTTAATACTAATTGCATAAATACACGAGGAAAAAGGTATGATAAAAGTAAAAACACCtatattatttgcaatttttttcttaaaatccaTATAATTTTGTGGAGATTCgctataaatatgtattcataaCTTACCGACAATGCAATTTATATAatgttacgaaaaaaaatttttgtcatCAATTCGTCTGATTTTTAATTAACAGTTGAAATAACTCAAAATGGAAAATTCTCCGCTCTATTAGGGTCCGAGAATTATAGGTTTTCAAAATTTCGATATATAATTGGTTATAACTGGATTAAAGTTAACAAGGAAGAGGTCTATGAAATACCTTTCAATTGATATAGAATATTGCATATATGAATAATCCATTGAGAGCTAGGCTCAGtattttaatatactttaaTTAACTCAAATCTTTCAactgatatacatatttatttatcgaattattttttaaaagaatgccaaaaacgattaaaaaaattttgaatttattaacaaaatcgcCTGATTATTTCAACCGAAAATTGTCACAAGTCACAAAGAaacattgttgttaaaaaagtagtattttaatgcattaaaatcaACCGCTTGTATATTTTTGACAGTTTCACTCATTGTTTGTTTACACCTCTTTTGTCAGAAGAAATTTgcaagaaatatttttgcaacgattttatttttacatcttAAACTTGGAAAAACACTtcaaaatttgttagaaattaaacaaaaatactaaactCACATCAAATATGGTCATAACATCCAATACTTTGCGTAGCCAATTAATGGCTCTGGTAAATTTCTCAGGAACACACAAAGAACAAGCCGACCGGTATAGGCAATTGTTGGAAGTGGTACTCACCAATACCGGCAATGAATTGGTCGATACTTTGAAACTGTTTGTGGAAGCCATAGTCAATGAACACGTTAGTTTAGTTATATCGCGTCAAATTCTAAATGATGTTGGTATACAATTAAGTAAACTACCGGATGAGGTGTCCAAGCAGGTGTCGCATTTTACTTTGGATAAGGTACAACCTAGGGTTatatcttttgaagaacaagTTGCTGGTATACGACAGCATTTGGCTGATATTTACGAACGTAATCAGCAGTGGCGTGATGCAGCCAATGTATTGGTGGGCATTCCTTTGGAAACCGGTCAAAAGCAATATACCGTGGATTATAAGCTGGAGACATATTTGAAGATAGCAAGATTGTATTTGGAAGAAAATGACTCGGTTCAGGCTGAATTTTACATAAATCGTGCTTCGTTATTGCAGGCAGAGACACAAATTGAAGAATTACAGGTTTTTactaataaaacaaagaaaaattattttttttaacataaaagttatttttaggtTCTCTATAAAGTGTGCTATGCCCGCGTTTTGGACTATCGACGTAAATTTATTGAAGCTGCTCAACGTTACAACGAACTCTCCTATCGCACTATAGTGGATGAGGGTGAACGTATGACCGCCTTAAAAAAGGCTCTTATATGCACCGTTTTAGCCTCGGCTGGTCAACAACGTTCGCGTATGTTGGCTACACTGTTTAAAGATGAACGCTGCCAACAATTACCGGCCTATTCGATTCTGGAGAAAATGTATTTAGATCGTATTATACGTCGTTCAGAATTGCAAGAATTTGAGGCTTTATTACAGCCACATCAAAAAGCTGCCACCGTTGATGGTTCTTCTATTTTGGATCGTGCGGTATTTGAGCATAATCTCTTATCGGCCAGCAAATTGTATAATAATATAACTTTTATTGAATTGGGCGCATTGTTAGAGATACCAGCTGCTAAAGCGGAAAATATTGCCTCACAAATGATAACCGAGGGTCGCATGAATGGTCATATCGATCAGATAAGTGGTAttgtacattttgaaaaacgtGAAGTCTTACCCTTGTGGGATCGTCAAATACAATCTCTGTGCTATCAGGTTAATTCGATTATCGAGAAAATCGCTGCTTCTGAACCCGAATGGATGTCACAGACATTAGATGAAATTAATTCTTAAGTAGCGGTGAGCATTTTGgcgtaatatttttaaagctgGCTTTTGTATAAGACACTTGTTTTGTGTTTGAAGGAGTGTTTCCTTTTTctgatttgttaaattattttcgtaaattttctcaaataaaCTTATAAGGTTTTAAAAGCggagattttagatttttaattaattgtgaaTTATGATTTAGGAGGAggttttttctcatattttttaatgaacattttattattttatttattaaatgggAAAGTCCCCCATTTTTCTTGGGAGATGACTACGACACTGTTGCTGCGGTCAGCAATAGCTCTTAACAGTGGGTTTCTACCTACCCGACTGAAAGGCTTATTGATGATAATAGTTTGCACCTGTTTTTGACGTTTAGTCGGCTGGTCATTAGGCATAGAAGAAGGGGTCACCTCCTCGGATCGTTGCTGTCGGTAGCAGGTTTGACCACATCTGCCTCAGCTGGAGGATTGGAGCCCTTTAACCTAGCCAGGAGGCTTTTCGCACACGCGAGTGACGCTTTCTCGTCGATCGTTAGAACATCGTTGGATTTGGCACAGGACTAAAAACTGCCGTCCCACGGGAGCAAACAGACCATCAAGCCGTCCAATCTGAAACAGACGCTTGATAGATTTCGGGACTTGCACATTCAAGTGCGTGAATCAAAGGATTCAGACGGACTATTGCCCTGGCTCAGTGACAGGAGTAGCAAATCGTTCCTAACATTCCCCCCAATATTGGAAACAGACATCTGTTAGGTGGATGGGGTAGTTTTTAGTTTCATGCTCGTCTCATAACCCGTCTGACAAGGGTAACACCTGAAGGCAGCCAGCTCAAGCAAAGCTGTCTCCGTCAGCATGGCCCATCAGATTCATTGCACTTAAGCCTTTACATCGCGACAAGTCTTCTTGTGAAGGGGAAGTATGTAGGGGCTGAATTGAAAACATGAGAACCCATGAAATGtaacttttgggtacttttttgaattttctataatattgaatcaagAAACATGTTGAGCCCAAAGTGtatgtaaaagaggactttaTGTTaccaactgtttttttttaacataacatggtgaagggtatataagattcggcacagccgaattttgaactcttacttgtttgattTTGTATTCAAAGCGTTTACTTAAGAATCAAATCAGGGCCCGGTTTACAGCATCCTGAAGGAATGAAATAgtggcccctattctgcatttcaattcgaatcgaaattttctccgtttggcaactttggtattctgcatttcgatttgACTCTTCGCCACATAAagaacaacttacaaaaacgatCGTAACGCAGAATACACACGTTCGTAAATCATTGAAActaaatggaattgcttcttctttttcttacgattcagttttttgttgcaaTAACTTTTTTGgatcgttgcgtaactgaaacgtaatcgaaatgcagagtAACTtatcaataattaaaataaaaacaaattttccaatttttttacaatatatttctatattcttcatatttttatttatttttacaaaatttatatttttttatacctgaaaatataagatttttttataaattttatctctttttttttttttgtttgtttaatattacaGCTTAGCTTTCTACAATAAACTGTTATGTATAGACTAATGGAAAGTATTTTATACTCAATTGtacaacatatatatataattataaggtaaatcatttaaaaaaagattcgATAgcgaaaacaaattataatataaatttaactaaagaaattattatataattaaaattaaaaaataatgtgcGTAAAATGTATTTAACCAACACCGAcgattttaaaccaaaaataatatcgtcttaatgttttttctttctttccgtctttttttttgattttcttttaaagcatCTCAgagttcagtttagtttttctttacaaaattcataTAATTCTAAAAGTGAGGAAGAaggaaaagaaataacaaatgcttatttaaaattaataataattataaaaaaatatcttaaatatattataatataatcaaGAAAATTAGATTATAACAACAATTGAATGGTTCTAcaagaaattttgtattatttaaagtCATTTATATAGTTTGGTAAATTGATTGGTTGGTGGGTGGTGGTTTGATTGTTTGATGTAGTGTGTTAATGAGTCGTCATgcttttggtttgtttttttttttttcattttagaacgaaagtttaaatattttttttcgtgttaaaaaaaatattaactacaaaataacaaagttaaacaaaaaacaaaatagttaacaaaaacataattgtgttttttcttaGAGAGGAGTGTAGAGAGTTTAATTAAATCTAATAATTATGATAATGATGATAGGTAAATAAAGGATGTTTAGCTGTTGTGGTTGTGGCGGCgg
The window above is part of the Lucilia cuprina isolate Lc7/37 chromosome 6, ASM2204524v1, whole genome shotgun sequence genome. Proteins encoded here:
- the LOC111682320 gene encoding WD repeat-containing protein 48 homolog, yielding MLTHKSCQGGRKKMQVSYVIRDAEEKQHRNGVNAMQLDPNNGKLYSAGRDAIIRVWNSRSESNEKYIQSMEHHNDWVNDIVLCCNGRNLISASCDTTVKVWNAHKGFCMSTLRTHRDYVQALAYAKDREQVASAGLDKAIFLWDVNTLTALTASNNTVTTSSLNGSKDSIYSLAMNPAGTVIVSGSTENILRVWDPRTCIRNMKLRGHTENVRALVVSPDGNQVVSGSSDGTIKIWNLGQQRCVQTIHVHKEGVWSLLMTENFQYIISGSRDRNIVLTELRNPSNSMVVCEEKAPVLSLCFNIDKTGVWATTWNSDIRCWKLPLFDKCTLNSSGGMDAQWTSTGTELACIKGGAAIKKCNVLNDKRHIVTRDTEDNVAIYDALRVVKKEELGKVDFEEEIKKRNKQVYIPNWFTVDLKTGMPTIVLGQDEVDCFSAWVSIEAGLPECSEPQSEIKINYGKLLLEALLEYWTPPHSLPPNEMEQDIRGNGFFQVPKHTPVIFSEVGGRTVCRLLVRDAAGESESTLLHETVPQWVTDVVIEKATPKFLKIPFFLTPHPQMGKPERTKKDRLVANEFIQCRKVCEHVLDKVLGAETTPSGGNASSSSQNSQSDANSEGSQVPAEDRIELWCNDVVVDPNMDLRTVRHFIWKQSTDLTFQYKTKPNFSYDGKL
- the LOC111682321 gene encoding protein Vhl; amino-acid sequence: MAVEVSHPSTDQPQQPLLAAQNSLEQTFVFFHNSTQRYVNLYWMDFNGRQDFFTMLKPGAGIKANTFVTHPWIFRDSQTGERMQVKHQDIFWPQLYRVRDPQNRCQWIPCRKLITIHQPVRSLRYTSLWNYAKQIYGNQRVVLEREDIPNILKRDLSNVLKLIEKHQAMGVRGR
- the LOC111682327 gene encoding COP9 signalosome complex subunit 4: MVITSNTLRSQLMALVNFSGTHKEQADRYRQLLEVVLTNTGNELVDTLKLFVEAIVNEHVSLVISRQILNDVGIQLSKLPDEVSKQVSHFTLDKVQPRVISFEEQVAGIRQHLADIYERNQQWRDAANVLVGIPLETGQKQYTVDYKLETYLKIARLYLEENDSVQAEFYINRASLLQAETQIEELQVLYKVCYARVLDYRRKFIEAAQRYNELSYRTIVDEGERMTALKKALICTVLASAGQQRSRMLATLFKDERCQQLPAYSILEKMYLDRIIRRSELQEFEALLQPHQKAATVDGSSILDRAVFEHNLLSASKLYNNITFIELGALLEIPAAKAENIASQMITEGRMNGHIDQISGIVHFEKREVLPLWDRQIQSLCYQVNSIIEKIAASEPEWMSQTLDEINS